One window of Mesorhizobium loti R88b genomic DNA carries:
- a CDS encoding ABC transporter permease subunit, whose amino-acid sequence MTVTPYAERPSQKIDEVDGLSVPWSPAAPKRKGVSARMISAVTILVVLAVWALSARLQLVSPVFLPSPAAVWNKFFVVANDGFVDATLLQHAIASLGRVFAALVAALLVGVPVGLAIGISTIGRGIFDPLLEFLRPIPPLAYLPLVIIWFGIGEPSKILVIAIAMLAPVALSTASGVRGVSQERINAARSLGATKRQVVRHVILPSALPSILTGLRIALGAGWSTLVAAELVAATRGLGFMIQSAAQFLVTDVVIMGILVIAAIAFVLEFIIRRIERVLVPWAGRE is encoded by the coding sequence ATGACTGTAACGCCCTACGCGGAGCGACCGAGCCAGAAGATCGACGAGGTCGATGGTCTGTCGGTGCCATGGTCGCCGGCCGCCCCGAAGCGCAAAGGCGTTTCGGCGCGCATGATCAGCGCGGTCACCATCCTGGTGGTGCTGGCGGTCTGGGCGCTGTCGGCCCGCCTGCAACTGGTATCGCCGGTCTTCCTGCCCTCGCCTGCCGCCGTCTGGAACAAATTCTTCGTTGTCGCCAATGACGGCTTCGTCGATGCAACCCTGCTGCAGCACGCCATCGCCAGCCTCGGCCGCGTGTTTGCCGCCCTGGTCGCGGCCCTACTCGTCGGCGTGCCGGTGGGTCTCGCCATCGGCATCAGCACCATCGGTCGCGGCATCTTCGATCCGCTCTTGGAATTCCTGCGGCCGATCCCGCCGCTCGCCTATCTGCCGCTGGTCATCATCTGGTTCGGCATCGGCGAGCCGTCAAAAATCCTGGTGATTGCCATTGCCATGCTGGCGCCGGTGGCGCTGTCGACCGCGTCAGGCGTTCGCGGCGTCTCGCAGGAGCGCATCAACGCTGCGCGTTCGCTCGGCGCGACGAAGCGCCAGGTGGTTCGCCACGTCATCCTGCCCAGCGCGCTGCCCTCGATCCTGACCGGGCTGCGCATCGCGCTCGGCGCCGGCTGGTCGACGCTGGTCGCAGCCGAACTGGTGGCGGCCACGCGCGGGCTTGGCTTCATGATCCAGTCCGCCGCCCAGTTCCTGGTCACCGACGTGGTGATCATGGGCATTCTGGTGATCGCGGCCATCGCCTTCGTGCTCGAATTCATTATCCGCCGGATCGAGCGCGTGCTCGTCCCCTGGGCGGGACGCGAGTGA
- a CDS encoding taurine ABC transporter ATP-binding protein, with protein MPHLVLDKISIHYEGQSAPAVERVSIGVAKGDFVVLVGRSGCGKTSLLNVAAGLVTPSRGTAMTNGKPIIAPGSDRAVVFQNDALFPWLTARENVAFALRLRGVRTAERARRADELLALVKLTDAGDKRIWELSGGMRQRVGLARALAAEPEFLLLDEPLGALDALTRERMQTTLLDLWTASHVGVLMVTHGIEEALVLATRIVVLAPGPGRVVRTFEPGFSRRYAAGEAIRTIKADSAFASARGELTDAIFEGEAA; from the coding sequence ATGCCGCATCTCGTGCTCGATAAAATCTCGATCCACTATGAGGGCCAGTCGGCACCCGCCGTCGAGCGTGTGTCGATCGGTGTCGCCAAGGGCGACTTTGTCGTGCTGGTCGGCCGTTCCGGCTGCGGCAAGACCTCGCTGCTCAATGTTGCCGCCGGCCTGGTCACGCCGTCGCGCGGCACCGCCATGACCAACGGCAAGCCGATCATCGCACCGGGCTCGGATCGCGCCGTGGTGTTCCAGAACGATGCGCTGTTTCCCTGGCTCACCGCGCGCGAAAACGTCGCCTTCGCGCTTCGGCTGCGCGGTGTCAGGACGGCCGAGCGGGCGCGCCGCGCCGATGAACTGCTGGCGCTGGTCAAGCTGACCGACGCCGGTGACAAGCGTATCTGGGAGCTTTCCGGTGGCATGCGCCAGCGCGTCGGCCTTGCCCGCGCGCTTGCCGCAGAACCTGAATTCCTGCTGCTCGACGAACCGCTCGGTGCGCTCGACGCGCTGACGCGCGAGCGCATGCAGACGACGCTGCTTGACCTCTGGACGGCCAGTCATGTCGGCGTGCTGATGGTGACGCACGGCATCGAGGAGGCGCTGGTGCTCGCCACCCGCATCGTCGTTTTGGCGCCAGGCCCCGGCCGCGTGGTGCGGACCTTCGAGCCCGGTTTCTCCAGGCGCTACGCGGCGGGCGAGGCCATCCGCACGATCAAGGCCGACTCGGCCTTCGCCTCGGCGCGCGGCGAACTGACCGACGCCATCTTCGAAGGAGAGGCGGCATGA
- the tauA gene encoding taurine ABC transporter substrate-binding protein — MSTISRRILLLSSAALAGAAILSPALAEDLKITIGYQTVVEPSKVPQADGTYEKATKASIDWRKFDSGADVIAAVASGSVDIGYVGSSPLAAAASRELPIQTIFVVGLIGPSEALVARNGAGIEKVADLAGKKVAVPFVSTTHYSLLAALKHENVDPKSVEILNLRPPEIAAAFARGDIDAAYVWDPALGQIKTKGKVVLDSSQVAAWGAPTFDAWIVRTDFAEKNPEAVRDFVKVTGAAYAEYLAKPGAWSVSSPQAGKIAKLTGAKLEEVPELLKGYVFPTLEEQASDKFLGGGTVKAVAAASAFLKEQGKVDAVLPDYSKYVTSKYVTEALASN, encoded by the coding sequence ATGTCCACCATTTCGCGACGCATCCTTCTTCTGTCGTCCGCCGCCCTTGCTGGTGCCGCCATCCTCAGCCCGGCCTTGGCCGAAGATTTGAAGATCACCATCGGCTACCAGACGGTGGTCGAGCCTTCCAAAGTGCCGCAGGCCGACGGCACCTATGAAAAGGCGACCAAGGCCAGCATCGACTGGCGCAAATTCGATTCCGGCGCCGATGTCATTGCCGCGGTCGCTTCCGGCTCGGTCGATATCGGCTATGTCGGTTCGAGCCCGCTGGCAGCGGCGGCGAGCCGCGAACTGCCGATCCAGACCATCTTCGTCGTCGGCCTGATCGGGCCGTCCGAGGCGTTGGTCGCCCGCAACGGCGCCGGCATCGAGAAAGTCGCCGACCTCGCCGGCAAGAAGGTCGCCGTGCCCTTCGTCTCGACGACGCATTACAGCCTGCTTGCCGCGCTCAAGCACGAGAATGTCGATCCGAAGTCGGTTGAGATCCTCAACCTGCGGCCGCCGGAAATCGCCGCCGCCTTCGCGCGCGGCGACATCGATGCGGCCTATGTCTGGGATCCGGCGCTCGGCCAGATCAAGACGAAAGGCAAGGTGGTGCTGGATTCTTCGCAGGTCGCCGCCTGGGGCGCACCGACCTTCGACGCCTGGATCGTGCGCACCGATTTCGCCGAGAAGAACCCGGAAGCGGTGCGCGACTTCGTCAAGGTGACGGGTGCTGCCTATGCCGAGTACCTGGCCAAGCCCGGTGCCTGGTCGGTGTCCTCGCCGCAGGCCGGCAAGATCGCCAAGCTCACCGGCGCCAAGCTGGAAGAGGTGCCGGAGCTGCTGAAGGGCTATGTCTTCCCGACGCTGGAGGAGCAGGCCTCCGACAAGTTCCTCGGCGGCGGCACGGTCAAGGCGGTCGCGGCGGCCTCCGCCTTCCTCAAGGAGCAAGGCAAGGTCGACGCCGTGCTGCCCGACTATTCGAAATACGTGACATCGAAATACGTCACCGAGGCGCTGGCCTCCAACTGA
- a CDS encoding helix-turn-helix transcriptional regulator has product MSELIGLIYDAAIDPSRWAVAIEEIRIALDFENAALNLQALPSGEVLLNVTSNMPQDYVDRIADYAVDVIDQWGGLAVLLALPLDQPAVMSRVNPEASTTNRYSLEWAKPRGLVDVMGLGLARDERGFGSLGLGRHESAEPIGEYEIEAARLLIPHLQRAATINRLLDMAAIARSTFQTVLDTLTAPIFLTTADLHVVHANPAAQDIVATAELLNIRNGVLSASVAAVSSALAVAVSQAAQDESAIDRKGLGVPIRWRDGSAGALHVLPLRPGRGAFDASVVAAVFVARADTPFVAPTALVAALFGLTPAEARVFEQIAAGRTVEETSDALDIGRSTVRTHLLRLFDKTGTRRQAELVQLAASLASPLAGMAS; this is encoded by the coding sequence TTGTCCGAACTGATCGGACTGATCTACGACGCCGCGATCGATCCCTCGCGCTGGGCCGTCGCCATTGAAGAGATCCGCATCGCGCTCGATTTCGAGAACGCAGCCCTCAACCTGCAAGCGTTGCCGTCGGGCGAAGTGCTGCTCAACGTGACCAGCAACATGCCGCAGGACTACGTCGACAGGATCGCGGACTACGCCGTTGATGTTATCGACCAGTGGGGTGGGCTGGCGGTGCTGCTGGCGCTGCCGTTGGATCAGCCCGCGGTGATGAGCCGCGTCAATCCAGAAGCGAGTACGACCAACCGCTACTCGCTGGAGTGGGCCAAACCGCGGGGGTTGGTCGATGTCATGGGGCTGGGGCTCGCTCGCGACGAGCGTGGTTTCGGGTCGCTGGGCCTTGGCCGTCACGAGAGCGCGGAGCCGATCGGTGAATATGAGATCGAGGCCGCCCGATTGTTGATCCCGCATCTCCAGCGCGCCGCGACGATCAACCGGCTGCTGGACATGGCGGCGATTGCCCGGTCGACCTTCCAGACGGTGCTCGACACGCTGACGGCGCCGATCTTTCTCACCACCGCCGATCTGCATGTCGTGCATGCCAATCCAGCTGCCCAGGACATCGTCGCCACGGCAGAGCTGCTGAACATCCGCAACGGGGTTCTCAGCGCCAGCGTCGCCGCCGTGTCCAGCGCGCTGGCCGTGGCCGTGTCGCAGGCGGCGCAGGACGAGAGCGCCATCGACCGCAAAGGGCTGGGGGTTCCGATACGTTGGCGGGACGGCTCGGCCGGAGCCTTGCACGTCCTGCCGCTGCGCCCGGGGCGCGGGGCGTTCGATGCCAGCGTGGTCGCGGCGGTGTTTGTCGCACGCGCGGATACGCCCTTTGTCGCGCCGACAGCACTCGTCGCGGCGCTGTTCGGCCTGACGCCGGCCGAAGCGCGCGTCTTCGAGCAGATCGCGGCGGGCCGCACGGTGGAGGAGACGTCCGATGCTCTCGACATCGGCCGCAGCACGGTCAGGACGCATCTGCTACGGCTGTTCGATAAGACCGGCACGCGGCGGCAGGCCGAACTGGTGCAGCTTGCCGCGTCGCTCGCGTCGCCCCTGGCTGGTATGGCTTCATAG
- a CDS encoding helix-turn-helix transcriptional regulator — MRSAFSMAQLSDLIGLIYDAAIDPARWPVAIDEIRIALGFGTAAIRLQSLPSGEVLLNVTSNIPQPYVDQMVSYGAEIVELWGGMAVVGSLPMDRPAVLSQLNPNLDTTTNRYFVECGKPQGMVDSLALPLARDGRGLGSLSFSRHVDAPPISDLQIEAARLLIPHLQRAATINRLLDMAAIARSTFQTVLDTLTAPIFLTTADLHVVHANPAAQDIVATGELLNIRNGVLTASVSAVSSALAVAVSQAAQDESAIDRKGLGVPIRWKDGSAGALHVLPLRPGRGAFDASVVAAVFVARADTPFVAPTALVAALFGLTPAEARVFEQIAAGRTVEETSDALDIGRSTVRTHLLRLFEKTGVRRQAELVQLAASLASPVATGV; from the coding sequence ATGCGCTCTGCCTTCTCGATGGCTCAGTTGTCCGACCTGATCGGACTGATCTACGACGCCGCGATCGATCCCGCGCGCTGGCCCGTCGCGATCGATGAGATTCGCATCGCGCTTGGCTTCGGGACCGCCGCCATCCGCCTGCAATCGTTGCCGTCGGGCGAAGTGCTGCTCAACGTGACCAGCAACATCCCGCAGCCCTATGTCGACCAGATGGTCAGCTACGGCGCTGAAATTGTCGAGCTATGGGGTGGCATGGCGGTGGTAGGCTCGCTGCCGATGGATCGGCCGGCGGTGTTGAGCCAGCTCAATCCCAACCTCGACACCACGACGAACCGCTATTTTGTGGAGTGCGGCAAACCGCAAGGCATGGTCGATTCCCTGGCACTGCCGCTCGCGCGGGATGGGCGTGGCCTCGGCTCGCTGTCCTTCAGCCGCCATGTCGATGCCCCTCCCATCAGCGATCTGCAGATCGAGGCCGCCCGATTGTTGATCCCGCATCTCCAGCGCGCCGCGACGATCAACCGGCTGCTGGACATGGCGGCGATTGCCCGGTCGACCTTCCAGACGGTGCTCGACACGCTGACGGCGCCGATCTTTCTCACCACCGCCGATCTGCATGTCGTGCATGCCAATCCAGCTGCCCAGGACATCGTCGCCACGGGCGAGTTGCTGAACATCCGCAACGGGGTTCTCACCGCCAGCGTTTCCGCCGTATCCAGCGCACTGGCCGTCGCGGTGTCCCAGGCAGCGCAGGACGAGAGCGCCATCGACCGCAAGGGGCTGGGGGTTCCGATACGCTGGAAGGATGGCTCGGCGGGAGCGTTGCACGTCCTGCCGCTGCGTCCGGGGCGCGGGGCGTTCGATGCCAGCGTGGTCGCGGCGGTGTTTGTCGCACGCGCGGATACGCCCTTTGTCGCGCCGACAGCACTCGTCGCGGCATTGTTCGGCCTGACGCCGGCCGAGGCACGCGTCTTCGAGCAGATCGCGGCGGGCCGCACGGTGGAGGAGACGTCCGATGCTCTCGACATCGGCCGCAGCACGGTCAGGACGCATCTGCTGCGGCTGTTCGAGAAGACCGGCGTGCGGCGACAGGCCGAGCTGGTTCAGCTTGCGGCGTCGCTCGCGTCGCCCGTAGCCACCGGCGTCTGA
- a CDS encoding YadA-like family protein → MISTTNYNNSNTTAIGTEAQAGASATGQANATALGASAQANALNATALGAGATANFSNSTAIGQGVQTTRDNQVMLGTASNTYTLAGITSQASTAAQAGPTYLVTTDAAGNLAASTFDMATLQNLPAEVAQNSTDISNLNTTVSNHTTQIAANTQELAGHETRITNNTTQIAANTTELANHETRITNNTNAIAVHTTEIADLDTRVTTNTSNITQLDGRVGALEAGVPDLGNQISETRTEARAGTALALATAGLRYDDRPEKLSLAGGFGHFKGQSGLALGLGYNTSEDFRLNAAVSATTNHGDVGVSVGASWTLN, encoded by the coding sequence TTGATCTCGACGACTAATTACAACAATTCCAACACAACGGCCATCGGCACCGAAGCTCAGGCCGGCGCCAGCGCGACCGGCCAGGCCAACGCCACGGCCCTTGGCGCTTCCGCCCAAGCGAATGCCTTGAACGCCACCGCGCTCGGCGCCGGCGCGACGGCCAATTTTTCCAACTCCACCGCCATCGGCCAGGGCGTGCAAACGACGCGTGACAATCAGGTCATGCTTGGCACGGCCAGCAACACCTACACGCTGGCCGGCATCACTTCGCAGGCGAGCACGGCGGCCCAGGCTGGCCCGACCTATCTGGTGACGACGGACGCCGCCGGCAATCTGGCGGCGTCGACATTCGATATGGCAACCCTGCAAAACCTGCCGGCCGAGGTCGCTCAGAACAGCACCGACATCAGCAATCTGAACACCACGGTGAGCAATCACACGACGCAAATCGCCGCCAACACCCAAGAACTCGCCGGCCACGAGACGCGCATCACCAACAATACGACGCAGATCGCCGCCAACACCACCGAGCTCGCCAATCATGAGACGCGTATCACCAACAACACCAACGCGATTGCGGTGCACACCACCGAGATCGCGGACCTCGACACCAGGGTGACCACCAACACCAGCAACATCACCCAGCTCGACGGCCGCGTCGGCGCGCTCGAAGCCGGCGTTCCGGATCTCGGCAACCAGATCAGCGAAACCCGCACCGAGGCGCGTGCCGGCACGGCGCTGGCATTGGCCACGGCGGGGCTGCGTTACGACGACAGGCCCGAAAAGCTGTCGCTCGCCGGCGGCTTCGGCCACTTCAAGGGTCAATCCGGCCTGGCGCTCGGCCTTGGTTACAACACCAGCGAGGATTTCCGCCTCAACGCCGCTGTCTCTGCCACCACCAACCACGGCGATGTCGGCGTCAGCGTCGGCGCATCATGGACGCTGAATTGA
- a CDS encoding LysE family translocator, with translation MSGTADLFLSVMRGALLGFAVAAPIGPTGLLCVQRTIAGGIGPGLATGYGAATTHSVYASVAAAGLGAVAHVLIGWHMLLQLCAGIFLLYMAVTAARLTPSLDTALQRRMPSGRAYVTGLIWTLGNPMTLLGFFTLTPGILGAAMPSWQTLALVSAGVLLGSATWWTTLTLVTNLLRKRLSARGLRTVNLVFSSGLFVFALSLLASALRLELLS, from the coding sequence ATGTCGGGTACAGCAGACCTTTTCCTCAGTGTGATGCGTGGGGCCTTGCTGGGGTTCGCGGTCGCGGCTCCCATCGGTCCCACCGGGCTCTTATGCGTGCAGCGCACGATCGCCGGCGGCATCGGGCCAGGTCTGGCGACCGGCTATGGCGCGGCGACCACGCATTCGGTCTACGCCTCCGTTGCCGCCGCGGGGCTGGGCGCGGTGGCGCATGTGCTCATCGGCTGGCACATGCTGCTGCAGCTCTGCGCCGGCATATTCCTGCTCTACATGGCGGTGACGGCGGCGCGGCTGACGCCGTCGCTGGACACCGCGTTGCAGCGGCGCATGCCCTCGGGTCGGGCCTATGTCACCGGGCTGATCTGGACGTTGGGCAACCCGATGACTCTGCTTGGCTTCTTCACGCTGACGCCGGGAATCCTGGGCGCGGCCATGCCGTCCTGGCAAACATTGGCGCTTGTCTCGGCCGGCGTGCTGCTCGGCTCGGCCACCTGGTGGACAACGCTGACACTGGTCACCAACCTCCTGCGCAAGCGGCTGAGCGCGCGCGGGCTGCGCACCGTCAATCTTGTCTTCAGTTCGGGCCTGTTCGTCTTCGCGCTGTCGCTGCTGGCCAGCGCCCTGCGCCTGGAGTTGCTGTCGTAG
- a CDS encoding helix-turn-helix transcriptional regulator yields MTDRSYPAERISELIGTIYDCVLDPDRWPSVVDNIRRELEFCYAVLGVYPLPGGEVTLGVATGIDSVKLGELPAYGQDLVDLWGGDIRVKQYPLEEPIAQSRAVPDSALVASRYFLEWAQPQGVVDAVAIGLERNARMVSTLSFGRHETVGIVGNGELDALRLLAPHFRRAIAIGQMLELQSIAAANVTSVLESLSVGVVLVDELMALIHANPVAESMLARKEPIKVSNGRVVVSDASPAISSAIEDAVAQAARDEAALGRRGGTGFPTRGLSGEPRIIHVLPLKRRESRPGLFRRATAALFIAPVDRPISLPFDAFAALYGLTPAEVRIVELIVAGQTQREIAKSLGLASATVKTHLLHVFEKTDVRRQVDLVRLVASLASPL; encoded by the coding sequence ATGACTGACCGATCCTATCCGGCGGAGCGCATTTCAGAACTCATCGGCACCATTTACGACTGCGTCCTCGATCCGGACCGATGGCCATCGGTCGTCGACAACATTCGACGGGAGCTGGAGTTCTGTTATGCGGTTCTGGGGGTGTATCCGCTTCCGGGCGGCGAAGTTACGCTCGGCGTCGCGACAGGCATCGATTCGGTGAAGCTCGGCGAGCTTCCCGCCTATGGCCAGGATCTGGTGGACCTCTGGGGTGGCGACATCAGGGTCAAACAATATCCGCTCGAGGAGCCGATCGCGCAGTCCCGGGCCGTGCCGGATTCGGCACTTGTCGCCAGCCGCTATTTTCTCGAATGGGCCCAGCCGCAAGGGGTGGTCGACGCGGTTGCGATCGGGCTGGAGCGCAATGCGCGCATGGTCTCCACGCTTTCGTTCGGCCGGCACGAGACGGTCGGCATTGTTGGCAACGGGGAACTTGACGCCTTGCGTCTTCTGGCGCCGCACTTCCGGCGCGCCATCGCCATTGGCCAGATGCTCGAATTGCAATCGATTGCCGCCGCCAACGTGACATCCGTGCTGGAAAGCCTCTCTGTCGGCGTCGTACTGGTCGATGAATTGATGGCCTTGATCCATGCCAATCCGGTCGCCGAGTCCATGCTGGCCCGCAAGGAACCGATCAAGGTCAGCAATGGCCGCGTTGTCGTCTCGGATGCCTCGCCCGCTATCTCGTCGGCGATAGAGGATGCGGTCGCCCAGGCGGCCCGCGACGAGGCAGCGCTCGGACGGCGCGGCGGCACCGGGTTTCCGACGCGCGGCCTCTCGGGCGAGCCTCGCATCATTCATGTCCTGCCGCTGAAAAGGCGAGAGAGCCGTCCCGGCCTGTTCCGGCGGGCGACAGCGGCTCTTTTCATCGCCCCGGTCGACAGACCGATAAGCCTGCCATTCGATGCTTTCGCCGCCCTCTACGGCCTGACGCCCGCCGAGGTTCGGATCGTGGAACTGATCGTCGCCGGCCAGACCCAGCGCGAGATCGCGAAATCGCTTGGCCTGGCCAGCGCCACTGTGAAGACGCACCTTCTGCATGTTTTCGAGAAGACCGACGTCCGGCGCCAGGTCGATCTCGTCCGGCTTGTCGCATCCCTGGCATCACCGCTCTGA